CTGACTGGTGTTGTTGACCAGGGGTGATGCGGTGTGGACCACTTAACATGACGGTCAGTCGCGTCTACTCTGAGCAGAAGGTCCTACTGACGTGGGAGGATCATCCGTCCTGTCTCCTTACGCGAGGGCAGATCACCTACGAGATCGACGTGCTGTCGACGGATTACATGAAGATGATTCATCACGTGAGGagttttttatgaatgaattaTCTTTAGGTATGATATAGAAACTCTAGTTGGAGCGTTATTTGTGAGAAATAGCAAAGCCATCTTTAGCGATTATTGATTGGAATGCTCTGTGAGTGGTCTTTTATGCTTGAATTTGCCTGCCTCCCTATTATATGAGACCATCCTGATTTTAGACGGGCTCACTTCTGACTAATCAGGCCCTGTGATCTCCAACCTAGACAAAATAATAGGTTTGTCGATTTGACCCAAAACGACCCATATGAGCTTCTGCTGGAACAGCACTCCCTATTGACTATGCTGAAACCACCCTGCCTGTCAAAttttgctctcttctgctctctctctgatttTAAAATGTTACCTACAAAGCTTTTAATTTGACTTTTTTTGTTCCTGATGTAATTATAACCATTATTGTAGGATGTTGTTATTGTCCCACAGAATCAGACCGGATCCATCCACCACTGGTTATGGGTCTCTCCTTTGCCGTTAGAATGTGCTAACAACACATTTAAAGTCCGTGCCCAATACGAAGACCAACGTTGCATCATCGGTTAATATGcaatttgtattttatatgttttatttaaacattgcaCTCTGTAACTTTTCTACTGCAGCTAATTGTCACGACTCAGAACGGGAATCAATTGCAGATCAAAAGGATTTATTCACAAACAGTCCAGCAGGCAAATCAGATTCCATGTACAGGCGGGGTTCGtaaacaggcaggcaggcagacagatacaGACGGACAGGTACAGGCAAGAGATCCAAAACCGATAGACAGAAGACTTAGGACAAAACAGCAGGGTCCAAAACCGGGAAGAACAGTAAACTGTAGAGTATACTCTTTAAAGATCTTCACGCTAGTCTCACTCACGTGGCAGTCAGGTAGCACACAGTACATACCGTGACGATCTGACAAAGTCAACAGAAAGGGCAGTGTTTAAATACTCCACCAATCAATACCAAATGAGAGACAGGTGAACAGAGAAAATGGAGGGAAACAAACAAAGGCAGGAAGTTGCCCAAATAAGGGCATGTGTGTTACTGCGGGCACATGACCAACACATGGCTACAAACATAAACCAAGTCCAGAATTATCACACTCCAACAGGTACGgggagacaaaaacaacagtccaTATGAGAATCCTGACACTACTAGTCCGTTAAAAATAATCTGAACTTGGACATTTCTCAAGAATAAAACAAGCCCATCCAGTGAATCTATTTCACTGTTATTACTGTAGCTATGACTGAAGCTACAACTCAGCCCACTAGAGGGCAAGGGGAAATCTTACATAGTGCTGCTTTAATACGTGATATAATTAATTATAAAAGTGCACTTAATGAATTGTCCTAATATAACAATCTAGTGTTTTCATGTATtttgtgtggtggtggttggtgtcACTCTCAGGGATCCCGTTTCCCAGCCAACCCACGCTGTTCCCGCCGGACACGCACGAGGTCTACGAGGTCGGCAGCAACGTGACTTTCTGCTGCCTCCTGCCGCCCTTGAAGACGTTCCACGGGTTTACGCTGAACGGCAAACCGAAAGAACACGTTAAGCTCAACAACCAGACGTACGCCATGACGGTGCACCTGCGCAGACCCTCTGGGTTCGGCGGCACTGACGTCACCTGCAACAATTCGGACTACGGCACCACCTATTATGTGGGCTGTAAGTCGGCTTCTTCCTTACGTTCGAGTTGACCCGATTTTTAGATTTGGTGCATGGTCGGGCTTTTCTGGTGTTTGACACTTGTAGTGTAAAGCCCCTCTGTCCGTGGAAGTGTGGATGAAACTCGGTTCATGTTGCTGAGTGAGGCCGTGTGGGTTCACCATATCGGAAACTGCATAGTTTTGAAAGCATTACTAATGATTGGTCTGCTTCTTGTCCAGACCGCCCGCGCGATACGGATCTCCAGTGTGAGACTCGAGACTTGCAGTCGGTGGTCTGTAACTGGAGCCCCGACAAAAGCAGACACTGGCCGCCAACAAAATACCCCACAGAATATGAACTTCTTGGAAGGTGGGTCGCAGCCTGCTTGATTAAACACCCTACCAAATACTGAATGTGCTAATAATGTCAAGAATTGCACATTTGAGTGGGTTCTGGAGCAGTCCACATGATTTAATAAGCCGTTGGGTGGCTGGGTCCTCCTAGCTTAGTTTAGCACCTTTCACATAATCCATGGCAGGAGGCAGGGTCAAGGTTAGGTTGGGGGGGGGAAGCCCGCCTCCTATGAAGTGATTGGCATAACAGCAAGTGCAAATCATTTCAACCTTTAAAAGTCAAATTTAAAGAGCTCCTATTTTCCTTCCAGATGTGAGCTTGATAAGCCATtactaaatgtttaaaaatCTTCCTCTTATCATCCTCTAGGGATTTACACCTGGGggtaaaataggggccctttaaggCTGTTGATGAATGCTTCTGCATGTCAAGAGGTCTGCTTTGAACAAGCTGGTTTTAAAAAGTGTCTAAAATGGGTTGGTGTGATGGAAAAGTTCTTTCTGTTTTTGCTTCATTAGATCGTGTTCGAAGACTGGCAAAGTCACAACCTTGAAGCGCTGTCGCCAAAGAGAGGTTATAAAGGCCCAAGAGAGAAACTGGACGTTGACTGTCCGAAATGTGCTCGGCACATTGGAGCTCACAGACAGGGCAGACTTAACTAGAAGAGGTCAAGTATAATCTCATTTTCAACTTCTCTTCTCATCAAATGTTCAGTCTACAGTTAAAGGTGATGTAGTTGATGTAGGTGAGTtttgagagttgtaaagagagcaGGACAGAACAGCATGATTTTTTAATCAAACTTTTTTAAGGAAACCACGCCtcgctctcttctccctctctccctacgtgtcagggtgtgtgtgtttccctggttttccctcctgtgttgattactgttccctcccctaatgtgtctcagctgttgctcgttgtgtttgttatttaagccctcgtctttcctttgttccttgtgctgtcattgtggtttgctgtggttgtttgtggtggctagtcctgcgtgttccctgtcgtctcccgagttccctgtcgtctcccgagttccctgtcgtctcccgagttccctgtagtctcctgagttccgagttgtttcccgagttccgagtttcctgtgccttagcctttaggtttgaataaagtgccgtttccgttcaataccgtctgcgtttgggtcctacctgcctgcatgcacccgcagtcccttaacagaatgacagcaccactatgggacccagcggacgctcaatttgaccgtaagttggaggatttagtagccaaaataaagaagacaatggagcgctgggagggtttggggtgccacccggttcctcctggtactctagcttccgcattgactccggtccccgagccctgtccggttcctgagcccactcctagccttccagagggggaccggcctcttcgcctgcttgaggtgatccgccctccgctcctgcctgagggggcctgccccctgctccttccagagggggaccggcctctgctcctgccggagggggtccgccctccagaccgtccaggggaggcacgctccccgctcctgcctgtgggggccctcctccactccttcccgaggggggttccccttcaaggccttccaccggaggggacccgccctctacctggccttccaccagaggggacccgccctctgcctggccttccaccagaggggacccgccctctaccctgtccactggaggggacccgccccctacctggcctgccaccagaggggacccgccctctgcctggccctcctcctgaggggacccgccctctgcctggcccgcctcctgaggggacccgccctctgcctggcccgcctcctgaggggacccgccctctacctggcctccctcttgaggggacccgccctctacctcgccttcgccggcctcctgaagggttccgccttcaccgctgccggccttctgagggggttctgcgccactgcaggtctcctgaggaactgagccctcatcgtccttgccgccggcctccggaagggttccgccttcaatctgcctctgcttgccccccaggccgtccgcctgaggctccctgccatgccctggggcagttttctggccgcccgcctgacgtccctcggctctgccccagtccatttattttttttgattcccccctcctggcgcccctccacccacccgttttgggttggactttctttgtttttttgcttgtcgtgggtcgcctgggagtcgacccttaaggggggggtactgtcagggtgtgtttccctggttttccctcctgtgttgattactgttccctcccctaatgtgtctcagctgttgctcgttgtgtttgttatttaagccctcgtctttcctttgttccttgtgctgtcattgtggtttgctgtggttgtttgtggtggctagtcctgcgtgttccctgtcgtctcccgagttccctgtagtctcccgagttccgagttgtctcccgagttccgagtttcctgtgccttagcctttaggtttgaataaagtgccgtttccgttcaataccgtctgcgtttgggtcctacctgcctgcatgcacccgcagttccttatCACTACGTTTCTCCAACATCACATATCTGTGATTAAAAGGCAAGATGGAAACTCTGATTCAGTCAATTGAAATATTCTCAAACATTGGCTGGCACAGTGAACTCGATAAACAGATATTGTCATAGTGCATGTCACTATCTAATAGCTGACGCATTACACTCCAATGATAGCTCTTAAATAGTCCCTACAACACCTGTAACTGCAGCTGTTAGACCTATATATGTAAGTCTGTTGAACtttgtaaatgtgttttttagttCACATGTTCGCTCCTCAAAATTTGACGGCTTCAAGGATAAATGCGAGGAATGCTAGTCTGGCATGGGAGTGGTCAGACCTGCAGTACAGAAAACTAAGAGTACTGTGTCAGATCATCCTTAACAGTAAAGGAGACACAGATGTGGTGAGTGTTTATAATGTTACAATGTCAATCAGGGAATTGGACTCCAcctttagtttgtttgttttgtgttctaGAGGAACTACTCTGGATTGGGTTTAAATCAAGGACTTTTGAGTGACTTGACGCCAAATCTGAAATATGAAGTTCAGGTCTGCTGTGGCACAGAGGAGCACTTCTGGAAGTGGGGTGACAGAAAAAACATTACTTTTAAGACAGAGGGTGACAGTAAgtaacacaaacataaatacataatttaTACAATTATTAAAATAAGAAGAGGCCAATATTCACCAGTGTGAGCGTGtctttagttgttgtttttttacatgtgaTAATCAACTcaataaaaaagaaatctgAGTTAgataacaaaaccaaaacattttAGGTTTGACGCATGGGAAAGGCACCTTGATATGTTTAATGCTTCTAACCCTGGTCTGATTCACCCATAGTTCCAGATGCATTGGATATATGGCTGTGGATGGAGCAAAAACAAACTATGATACTATGGAAAGTAAGTCATCTTGATCTTGAAGTATCGAATTGCTTGCGGATGATGatgattgatgatgatgatgatagtgatgagtatagtggtgttgatgattATAGAGATGCTTTCGTTTTCTATCATTTTATTAATCCCGGGCGAGAACATACAAACTCTGATGATGTTAGTGATGATGATACCgacgctgatgatgatgatgatgaaagtgatgatgatgacgatgaagatGATCTCCTCTTCCTAGATGCCGCAACCAGGCCAGAGCCACGGGCCCATCATAGACTATGAGGTGAAATGGAGAACATTGGCAGAACCACAGGAGACGCGCAACAGAACCGTGCTTCCTCCCGACCACAGCACGGCCATAGAACTCGACCCCAGCGAAGACCACCTTGTCACGGTTACGGCGAGGAACCCCTACGGCCGGTCGTCCCCGGCCTCTATGGTGACCCTTAGTCAAAAAGCAGGTACATTCCTCTCTGGAACATTCCCCTCTTCTGGTTCTGCTGACAGAAGGCTGCCTTAAGGAGCCATTGAACCCGGCtcttaaagaaaaacatttgtgGCTTTGAGGCAAAGTCTAACCTAGGCATCCTAGCGCAAGAACGATACCCTAACCTACAATATTCTCCTCCGTACATGTATCTGATGCAACTATACATCTTGGGGAGCATGCCCACTTATGAAGTCACTAGAGGGTAGACTTTACAATGGTTTGAAATGGCTAAAATTcaacaccacacctggtggtgaaatAGGAGCCAAACCATTCGGCTGTCTTCAAATAGTTTCATTGACAAACAATATAAATGTGGATAAAGATATCTCCCCGCACAGCACAACCTCATAGATTTTGTTTTCTAGGGGATGCAGGATTGGAGCATAGCACGGTCTCACGAGGGCGGTTGTCCGTATAGGGGTCCGCACGGGCGTGGGCAGACGCCACGCGGACCAAAGTGCACCattgcagacacacagatgcagaaCGCAAGAACTTGTGCTTAACACACCTGCCGTGTTTTCAGATGAGGTCACAAACGTCTCCCGGATCGTGGGGAGTGACGGGGGGTTCAGTCTGACCTGGTCGGCCAACCCTGTCTCCAGCTGTGGGTACGCGGTGGTCTGGACCCCCACCTTCACCAGGGGCCCCGTTTACTGGAAGAAGGTGCCTACAGGGGTCACCCAGGCCTTTATAACAGGTACGGACAAAAACACAGGATAATATGGGGGCAGGGAGACACTGTTAAAATAAACAAGCAGTCCGACATACAACAGCACTCATCCTCTATTCATGACATAATAACCatgtataaatatgtaataCTAATGAGAATAAGCATAAACGTATCATTTCATATTTTTGGACCTTAATATTGGAAATAACTAAGTCACTGCAAACTAAATAATGGAATAAGCAACAACAAATAATTTGTTTGTCTTCACTAATGacttttgcgtgtgtttgtgtgtccctgtgcttgtgtgtgcatgtttatgtgtacCGGCAtgtgttggcgtgtgtttgtgttctccaGGGAACCTCACCCCTGGGGTCCGgtactctttgtgtgtgtacgcttgCACACAGGAAGCTCCACAACTgctggagagaagagaaggataCGTTGAAGAAACAGGTGAAAACATATGACCGCACCCATATTTGGGCATGTAGAGGCCTTCCATTATTGGTGATCAGGAGGGAACAGCTTTTTCCCCACAATTTACTTAATGATGATGTTTGATAAGATGTACTTTATCAAAGGTGGAGTGAATAAGTAAAGTAAATAAAAGAGTTAATAAGTACAAATTTCCTTTACTTATTATGATGTATATTATAAGATATATGATTATATATGGTAAGACATGAC
This Gadus macrocephalus chromosome 19, ASM3116895v1 DNA region includes the following protein-coding sequences:
- the LOC132447414 gene encoding leukemia inhibitory factor receptor-like isoform X1; amino-acid sequence: MLIIAMTLAVVSPWLLTSLLLHIGGADTVQDAGVMRCGPLNMTVSRVYSEQKVLLTWEDHPSCLLTRGQITYEIDVLSTDYMKMIHHDVVIVPQNQTGSIHHWLWVSPLPLECANNTFKVRAQYEDQRCIIGIPFPSQPTLFPPDTHEVYEVGSNVTFCCLLPPLKTFHGFTLNGKPKEHVKLNNQTYAMTVHLRRPSGFGGTDVTCNNSDYGTTYYVGYRPRDTDLQCETRDLQSVVCNWSPDKSRHWPPTKYPTEYELLGRSCSKTGKVTTLKRCRQREVIKAQERNWTLTVRNVLGTLELTDRADLTRRVHMFAPQNLTASRINARNASLAWEWSDLQYRKLRVLCQIILNSKGDTDVRNYSGLGLNQGLLSDLTPNLKYEVQVCCGTEEHFWKWGDRKNITFKTEGDIPDALDIWLWMEQKQTMILWKMPQPGQSHGPIIDYEVKWRTLAEPQETRNRTVLPPDHSTAIELDPSEDHLVTVTARNPYGRSSPASMVTLSQKADEVTNVSRIVGSDGGFSLTWSANPVSSCGYAVVWTPTFTRGPVYWKKVPTGVTQAFITGNLTPGVRYSLCVYACTQEAPQLLERREGYVEETEIPPEQIARLRWAHVGSEVRVSWTPIPLGNRTAFIKGYVMHYHDMDAKEADPNLVDVNVTTDDAEATSLTARDVRVGSYRFRVAAVTSLGEGGGNSITLTINPPWDKSILALVVAFSNIFLLLIITSIIAFKNWTCIKQKVCPPIPNPVLICDWLALMEDRGPSSLNAAESHSSQMENVSVSQVFSHRLPVSTDNDHEGAPFLQNQAANGYYHQQPQQRMEIAPKVELTQPVLPSRPLSCVFENPLYNDGMC
- the LOC132447414 gene encoding leukemia inhibitory factor receptor-like isoform X2 — protein: MLIIAMTLAVVSPWLLTSLLLHIGGADTVQDAGVMRCGPLNMTVSRVYSEQKVLLTWEDHPSCLLTRGQITYEIDVLSTDYMKMIHHNQTGSIHHWLWVSPLPLECANNTFKVRAQYEDQRCIIGIPFPSQPTLFPPDTHEVYEVGSNVTFCCLLPPLKTFHGFTLNGKPKEHVKLNNQTYAMTVHLRRPSGFGGTDVTCNNSDYGTTYYVGYRPRDTDLQCETRDLQSVVCNWSPDKSRHWPPTKYPTEYELLGRSCSKTGKVTTLKRCRQREVIKAQERNWTLTVRNVLGTLELTDRADLTRRVHMFAPQNLTASRINARNASLAWEWSDLQYRKLRVLCQIILNSKGDTDVRNYSGLGLNQGLLSDLTPNLKYEVQVCCGTEEHFWKWGDRKNITFKTEGDIPDALDIWLWMEQKQTMILWKMPQPGQSHGPIIDYEVKWRTLAEPQETRNRTVLPPDHSTAIELDPSEDHLVTVTARNPYGRSSPASMVTLSQKADEVTNVSRIVGSDGGFSLTWSANPVSSCGYAVVWTPTFTRGPVYWKKVPTGVTQAFITGNLTPGVRYSLCVYACTQEAPQLLERREGYVEETEIPPEQIARLRWAHVGSEVRVSWTPIPLGNRTAFIKGYVMHYHDMDAKEADPNLVDVNVTTDDAEATSLTARDVRVGSYRFRVAAVTSLGEGGGNSITLTINPPWDKSILALVVAFSNIFLLLIITSIIAFKNWTCIKQKVCPPIPNPVLICDWLALMEDRGPSSLNAAESHSSQMENVSVSQVFSHRLPVSTDNDHEGAPFLQNQAANGYYHQQPQQRMEIAPKVELTQPVLPSRPLSCVFENPLYNDGMC